The following coding sequences lie in one Zingiber officinale cultivar Zhangliang chromosome 2B, Zo_v1.1, whole genome shotgun sequence genomic window:
- the LOC122045969 gene encoding deSI-like protein At4g17486, whose product MPSVVSKSYFPRTLIDEDGDGIGNGSGKTHLYLNIYDISPVNKYLYYLGIGIFHSGIEVHGMEYGFGAHDFSMSGVFEVEPKSCPGFIFRRSVWLGTTNMSRSEFRLFIEDLSEKYYGDTYHLMDKNCNHFTEEVSMQLIGKPIPGWVNRLANIGSFGSCILPEHIRIETVRDLSPRPSSSDGSDIFDLSCLQGLDRENQTINVS is encoded by the exons ATGCCCTCCGTTGTTTCCAAGTCCTATTTTCCTAGGACGTTGATTGATGAGGACGGAGACGGGATCGGAAACGGAAGCGGCAAGACGCATCTCTACTTGAACATTTACGATATCTCGCCGGTGAATAAGTACCTATATTATTTGGGGATCGGTATCTTCCATTCTGGGATTGAAG TTCATGGCATGGAATATGGATTTGGAGCACATGATTTTTCGATGAGCGGGGTATTTGAAGTGGAGCCAAAAAGCTGTCCTGGATTCATCTTCAGACGATCTGTGTGGCTGGGCACCACGAACATGTCTCGCTCAGAATTTCGCTTATTTATCGAAGATCTTTCTGAGAAGTACTATGGTGATACCTACCATTTGATGGACAAGAACTGCAACCATTTTACAGAGGAAGTAAGCATGCAGCTGATAGGGAAGCCAATTCCAGGATGGGTGAATAGACTAGCTAACATTG GCTCATTCGGCAGCTGTATTTTACCAGAACACATCCGTATCGAAACAGTCAGAGACTTATCACCTCGTCCATCTTCTTCTG ATGGTTCGGACATATTTGATTTGTCATGCCTACAGGGATTGGACAGAGAGAATCAGACCATCAATGTTTCATGA